From the Pseudomonas sp. SORT22 genome, one window contains:
- a CDS encoding Wzz/FepE/Etk N-terminal domain-containing protein gives MRNTPESNRLDPELDVLELLGSLWAKKLIILSVMFLAVLAAVIYLFIAKPVYEARVFVIPPTQNGIADFNYGRTAEAELKPYSVKDVYEVFLRDLQAESLRRSFFEEFYLPSLSESERAGSQTRLYEKFSRELVISPSGKDSPDRYSLTVQGEDPQRVVAWAKTYVMRAGDSAREEMIKNVTREAEVRARNLAQQIDRLREGGQKVREDLIVQLREALNVARAIGLKEPPIISGNLSTEVSAGMDGHLSYMRGTKALEAEIQNLEQRRSDDPFITRLRDLQARYAFYMSVEVNPESVAVFRIDGPIEQPDAPIKPRKSVVLAMAALAGLLLGVGYVLLAAAMRRRPVRPQ, from the coding sequence ATGCGCAACACCCCCGAGAGTAATCGGTTAGATCCAGAGTTGGACGTGCTTGAGTTACTTGGAAGCCTTTGGGCGAAAAAACTGATTATCTTGTCAGTCATGTTCCTCGCCGTCCTGGCAGCTGTGATTTATCTGTTCATCGCCAAGCCTGTTTATGAAGCCCGGGTTTTTGTCATTCCGCCGACCCAGAATGGTATCGCCGATTTCAACTACGGTCGTACTGCCGAGGCTGAGCTGAAACCGTACTCGGTCAAGGATGTGTACGAGGTTTTTTTGCGTGATCTTCAAGCGGAATCGTTGCGCCGTAGTTTTTTTGAAGAGTTTTATCTGCCATCGCTCAGCGAGTCAGAGCGTGCGGGTTCGCAAACTCGACTTTACGAAAAATTTTCTCGTGAGTTGGTGATTTCACCCAGTGGAAAAGACTCCCCTGATCGCTATTCGTTGACAGTGCAAGGCGAGGATCCACAGCGTGTGGTCGCCTGGGCCAAGACTTACGTTATGCGCGCCGGTGATTCGGCTCGTGAAGAGATGATAAAGAACGTCACCCGCGAAGCAGAAGTTCGCGCGAGGAATCTGGCTCAACAGATTGATCGTTTGCGCGAAGGTGGGCAGAAGGTGCGCGAGGACCTTATTGTTCAGTTGCGCGAGGCGCTGAATGTTGCGCGTGCAATTGGTTTGAAAGAGCCGCCGATTATCAGTGGGAATTTGTCTACCGAAGTGTCTGCGGGTATGGATGGGCACTTGAGCTACATGCGTGGTACCAAGGCGCTGGAGGCGGAGATTCAGAACCTCGAGCAGCGCAGGTCTGACGATCCGTTCATTACCCGTTTGCGTGACCTGCAGGCCCGGTATGCGTTCTATATGAGTGTTGAAGTCAACCCTGAGAGTGTAGCGGTTTTTCGCATCGACGGTCCTATAGAACAGCCTGACGCCCCGATCAAGCCAAGAAAATCTGTGGTGCTGGCCATGGCTGCGCTGGCTGGATTGCTCCTGGGTGTAGGCTATGTCCTGTTGGCGGCAGCGATGCGCCGGCGGCCGGTTCGACCGCAATAA
- the rffA gene encoding dTDP-4-amino-4,6-dideoxygalactose transaminase, with protein MIPFNKPPYTGAEDQYVIAAMRSDKMSGDGEFSQRCQQWFETSFACLRTLLTPSCTQALEMAALLLDIGPGDEVIMPSYTFVSTANAFVLRGAKIVFVDVRADTMNIDETLVEQAITERTKAIVPVHYAGVACEMDTLMAIAEKHGLFVVEDAAQGMMSTYKGRPLGTIGHLAAYSFHETKNYTSGGEGGLLLINDERFVLRAEVIREKGTNRSQFFRGQVDKYTWRDIGSSFLPGELQAAYLYAQLEKSKEINARRLQIWDMYHQAFAASELHGLVQRPQVPEGCEHNGHMYYLKLQSLDQRAKFISHMRQREILTPFHYIPLHASPAGQQFGRFVGDDVVTTRDSERLVRLPVWFNMTDAMVATVIDAALEGLSSIQ; from the coding sequence ATGATTCCGTTCAACAAACCACCTTACACCGGTGCGGAAGATCAGTACGTTATTGCGGCGATGCGCAGCGATAAAATGTCCGGAGATGGCGAGTTTAGTCAACGCTGCCAACAGTGGTTTGAGACAAGCTTTGCTTGCTTGCGCACGTTGTTAACGCCGTCCTGTACCCAGGCGCTCGAAATGGCAGCACTGCTTCTGGATATTGGCCCTGGCGATGAAGTCATCATGCCAAGCTATACCTTTGTCAGTACCGCCAACGCCTTTGTTTTGCGCGGTGCCAAAATTGTCTTTGTTGATGTTCGGGCTGACACCATGAATATCGACGAAACCTTGGTTGAACAGGCGATTACCGAACGAACAAAAGCGATCGTTCCTGTGCACTATGCCGGTGTTGCCTGCGAAATGGACACGTTGATGGCCATTGCCGAGAAGCACGGCCTGTTCGTTGTCGAAGATGCGGCTCAAGGCATGATGTCGACCTACAAAGGACGGCCGCTGGGCACCATTGGGCATTTGGCGGCTTACAGCTTTCACGAGACCAAGAACTATACCAGCGGTGGTGAGGGGGGCTTGCTGCTGATTAATGACGAGCGCTTTGTTTTGCGTGCAGAAGTCATTCGTGAGAAAGGTACGAACCGCTCGCAGTTCTTTCGTGGGCAGGTCGACAAGTACACGTGGCGTGACATTGGCTCAAGTTTCTTGCCGGGTGAGTTGCAGGCTGCTTACCTCTATGCACAGTTGGAAAAATCGAAAGAGATCAATGCCCGTCGACTGCAAATCTGGGATATGTATCACCAGGCCTTTGCGGCTTCGGAATTGCATGGGCTGGTTCAGCGTCCCCAGGTTCCGGAGGGCTGCGAGCACAATGGCCATATGTACTACCTGAAACTCCAGTCGCTCGACCAGCGTGCGAAGTTCATCAGCCATATGCGTCAGCGCGAAATCTTGACGCCATTCCACTATATCCCTCTGCATGCCAGCCCTGCAGGCCAGCAGTTCGGCAGGTTTGTCGGTGACGACGTAGTAACGACTCGTGACAGTGAACGACTGGTTCGCCTTCCGGTCTGGTTCAACATGACTGATGCCATGGTGGCTACCGTCATTGATGCAGCGCTCGAGGGGCTGAGTTCAATTCAATGA
- a CDS encoding O-antigen translocase encodes MSAVRSALFTGGAHASKVLMGFILLKVMAVYLGPEGVGKLGHLMSVVSVLTILSGGGIINALVKYCSEYHQTPRKLLRFISAAVTYALLFSLLVCIAGIVLSRPLSLFVFGVDDYQSIIILLAIAQLALAFANVVFGVTNGLRVTHVFAYSQILGNVLAVPLLWLCISRYLEYGAGVSIVLASSLCALPALYFYRRSPFWGRIRLFKIDGLSFRQLFAYTTMLVVSTLAFPLVEITVRSMLISQVGYHDAGIWQAAIRFSAAYLGFFTMFLAFYFVPRISPEQDSTVVVKMTLRHLYLVQAIFVLGAGTLYLGRTFFIKLIFSEEFSPLADLIIYQLLGDFFKISAYVIGFIAVAKAATKLYIIAEVLQGGLFLLGAWLMSRAQVGVESVMQAYVVTYILYFVICLIGLRVYMRKQR; translated from the coding sequence ATGAGTGCTGTCCGTTCAGCCCTGTTCACGGGTGGCGCCCATGCATCGAAAGTGCTCATGGGCTTCATCCTTCTTAAGGTCATGGCTGTTTATCTTGGTCCGGAGGGCGTGGGTAAGCTCGGGCACCTGATGAGTGTTGTCAGTGTGCTGACGATTCTTTCCGGAGGCGGCATCATCAATGCGTTGGTCAAGTACTGTTCTGAGTACCACCAGACGCCCAGGAAACTGCTGCGTTTCATTTCGGCTGCGGTCACCTATGCCCTGTTATTCTCCCTGTTGGTTTGTATTGCGGGGATAGTGCTTTCACGGCCGCTTTCACTGTTTGTATTTGGTGTCGATGACTATCAGTCGATCATCATTCTGCTGGCCATTGCCCAGTTGGCACTGGCGTTTGCAAATGTTGTTTTCGGTGTCACCAATGGCTTGCGTGTAACCCACGTTTTCGCCTACAGCCAGATTCTTGGCAACGTCCTGGCGGTCCCTTTGTTATGGCTCTGTATCTCCCGTTATCTGGAGTATGGGGCCGGGGTTTCCATCGTTCTGGCTTCATCCTTGTGCGCGCTACCAGCACTGTACTTTTACCGTCGCTCACCTTTTTGGGGGCGGATTCGCCTATTCAAGATTGATGGGCTGTCGTTCCGGCAATTGTTTGCCTATACCACAATGCTGGTGGTCAGCACGCTGGCATTCCCGCTGGTAGAAATCACTGTGCGCAGCATGTTGATTTCCCAGGTGGGCTATCACGATGCGGGGATCTGGCAGGCGGCGATTCGCTTTTCTGCGGCGTACCTGGGTTTCTTTACCATGTTCCTGGCCTTCTATTTTGTGCCACGGATTTCCCCTGAACAGGACAGTACTGTCGTGGTGAAGATGACACTCCGGCACCTGTATCTGGTTCAGGCTATTTTTGTCCTTGGTGCGGGGACGCTGTACCTGGGGCGAACGTTCTTCATAAAGCTTATTTTTTCCGAAGAGTTTAGCCCGCTGGCCGACCTGATTATTTATCAGTTGCTGGGGGACTTTTTCAAAATATCGGCCTATGTAATCGGTTTTATCGCCGTGGCGAAGGCGGCAACGAAGTTATATATTATTGCCGAGGTGCTCCAGGGCGGTTTGTTTTTGTTGGGTGCCTGGCTGATGAGTCGCGCTCAGGTGGGCGTTGAAAGTGTTATGCAAGCATACGTTGTTACTTATATCCTGTACTTCGTTATTTGCTTGATCGGTTTGCGGGTTTATATGAGGAAGCAGCGTTGA
- a CDS encoding glycosyltransferase, with translation MSLKETGASERAQQAFSARVIHLSTNDFGGAGSAALRFHASLLAAGHDSQLFVAESRSSHTVPAVTRVVSELFKVRIKAFARKHLPSKVFSRVRAHFAARERFSAKRKYLFFSVGESAVQGINPELVQRITSADVLFVHWVAGFANSFDVLQIQRKTGCKVYYTSMDMAHLTGGCHYYWQCTGFQVDCSDCPALDQRQKNYAAYQLRAKSVNILQMKATLLSGSQRIHEAGKRSAIQYADHQLLSLPLDADLFKPELAQRAPERSVQFRMLTNANDADDPRKGFEYLSQVLVCLEQQLLAGEEIGLLCLAPDRFSHLGLERVKVIQFDYCQGDAALAALYRKADLFVSTSIEDAGPMMLGEALMCGVPVVAFDVGIATELVEEGRNGFIVDRLDVRQMAVRILSVYRAQAPDLEQPGVIHERAARVFSHLHWADRVSDLISAEI, from the coding sequence TTGAGTCTCAAGGAAACCGGTGCGTCCGAGCGGGCGCAGCAAGCGTTCAGTGCCAGGGTCATTCACTTGTCTACCAATGATTTTGGTGGTGCCGGCAGTGCGGCTTTGCGCTTTCACGCGTCCTTGCTGGCAGCCGGGCACGACTCGCAATTGTTTGTGGCTGAATCCCGATCGTCCCATACCGTGCCGGCGGTAACGCGGGTGGTGAGCGAACTGTTCAAGGTCCGTATCAAGGCGTTTGCCAGGAAGCACTTGCCATCAAAAGTGTTCTCCAGGGTGCGGGCCCACTTTGCCGCTCGCGAGCGATTTTCGGCAAAAAGAAAGTACCTGTTCTTTTCTGTCGGCGAGTCCGCGGTTCAAGGCATCAATCCCGAGCTGGTTCAGCGTATTACCTCGGCAGATGTGCTCTTTGTGCACTGGGTTGCGGGCTTTGCCAACAGCTTCGATGTCCTGCAGATCCAGAGAAAAACTGGTTGCAAGGTGTATTACACCTCAATGGACATGGCGCACCTGACCGGTGGCTGCCACTACTACTGGCAGTGCACGGGTTTCCAGGTCGATTGCTCTGATTGTCCGGCGCTCGATCAGCGCCAGAAAAATTATGCGGCTTATCAGTTGCGCGCCAAGTCGGTGAATATTCTGCAGATGAAGGCGACATTATTGTCGGGTAGCCAGCGCATTCATGAGGCCGGAAAGCGCTCTGCCATTCAATATGCTGACCATCAGCTGTTGTCGCTGCCGCTGGACGCCGACCTGTTCAAGCCAGAACTGGCGCAGCGTGCTCCGGAGCGTTCGGTGCAGTTCCGGATGCTTACCAATGCCAATGATGCTGACGACCCGCGCAAGGGTTTTGAATACCTCTCCCAAGTGCTCGTCTGTCTGGAGCAGCAGTTGCTCGCGGGGGAGGAGATTGGTCTCCTGTGCCTGGCGCCGGATCGCTTCTCTCATCTGGGTCTTGAGCGTGTTAAAGTGATCCAATTCGACTACTGTCAAGGCGATGCCGCGTTGGCGGCGCTTTATCGTAAGGCTGATCTGTTTGTCAGTACGTCAATCGAAGATGCTGGCCCTATGATGTTAGGGGAAGCGCTAATGTGTGGCGTACCCGTAGTGGCATTTGATGTCGGCATCGCCACGGAGCTCGTGGAAGAAGGTCGCAATGGTTTTATCGTCGACCGGCTTGATGTCCGGCAAATGGCAGTACGTATCCTCAGTGTTTACCGGGCGCAAGCGCCTGATCTCGAGCAACCCGGCGTCATTCACGAGCGCGCAGCGCGTGTGTTCAGCCATCTGCACTGGGCTGACAGGGTTTCTGATTTGATTTCGGCTGAAATATAG
- the gmd gene encoding GDP-mannose 4,6-dehydratase codes for MKKKALITGVTGQDGSYLAELLLEKGYEVHGIKRRASSFNTQRVDHIYQDPHVANQNFVLHYGDLSDASNLTRIIKEVQPDEVYNLGAQSHVAVSFESPEYTADVDALGTLRILEAIRLLGLEKKTRFYQASTSELYGLVQETPQRETTPFYPRSPYAVAKMYAYWITVNYREAYGMYACNGILFNHESPRRGETFVTRKITRALANISQGLEDCLYLGNMDALRDWGHAKDYVRMQWMMLQQEVADDFVIATGVQYSVRQFVEWSAAELGVSLRFEGTGVDEVAIVSAIEGDKAPALKVGDVIVRVDPRYFRPAEVETLLGDPAKAKEKLGWVPEITVQEMCAEMVSEDLKVAQRHALLKSHGHDVHVAVER; via the coding sequence ATGAAAAAGAAAGCTTTAATTACTGGCGTTACCGGGCAAGACGGTTCTTATCTCGCCGAATTGCTGCTGGAAAAAGGTTACGAAGTTCACGGAATCAAGCGCCGGGCTTCTTCATTCAATACCCAGCGTGTGGACCATATCTATCAGGATCCACATGTTGCCAATCAAAATTTCGTTTTGCACTACGGTGATCTTTCCGACGCTTCCAACTTGACCCGCATCATCAAGGAAGTTCAGCCTGATGAGGTCTACAACCTGGGCGCCCAGTCTCATGTTGCGGTAAGTTTTGAGTCGCCTGAGTACACCGCGGATGTCGATGCCTTGGGTACCCTGCGGATTCTCGAAGCCATTCGCTTGCTCGGCCTGGAAAAGAAAACCCGCTTCTATCAGGCGTCGACCTCTGAGCTGTATGGCCTCGTCCAAGAGACGCCGCAGCGTGAAACCACGCCGTTCTATCCGCGTTCGCCCTATGCGGTGGCGAAGATGTATGCCTACTGGATCACGGTCAACTACCGTGAAGCCTACGGTATGTATGCCTGTAACGGTATTCTCTTCAACCACGAGTCGCCGCGTCGCGGCGAGACTTTCGTGACCCGCAAGATTACCCGTGCCTTGGCCAATATCAGTCAGGGGCTGGAAGATTGCCTGTACCTGGGCAACATGGACGCGCTGCGTGACTGGGGGCATGCCAAGGACTACGTTCGCATGCAGTGGATGATGCTGCAGCAGGAAGTTGCTGATGATTTCGTCATTGCTACGGGTGTGCAGTACTCGGTTCGCCAGTTCGTCGAGTGGTCAGCAGCGGAGTTGGGTGTCTCGTTGCGCTTCGAAGGCACGGGTGTTGATGAGGTTGCGATCGTTTCCGCCATCGAAGGTGACAAGGCGCCAGCGCTGAAGGTTGGCGATGTCATTGTGCGTGTCGACCCGCGCTACTTCCGTCCTGCGGAAGTAGAAACTTTGCTGGGCGATCCAGCCAAGGCAAAAGAGAAGCTGGGCTGGGTGCCGGAAATTACCGTTCAGGAAATGTGTGCGGAAATGGTCAGCGAAGATCTCAAGGTGGCCCAGCGCCACGCGCTGCTCAAGTCCCATGGTCATGACGTGCATGTAGCGGTGGAGCGTTAA
- a CDS encoding GDP-L-fucose synthase, with protein MSKETVFVAGDRGMVGSALMRALKQQGYTNIVTRTREELDLLDQRQVSAFFAEQQIDQVYLAAAKVGGIHANNEYPAQFIYENLMIEANIIQGAYASGVKKLLFLGSSCIYPKFAEQPIEERALLTGVLEPTNEPYAIAKIAGIKLCESYNRQYGVDYRSVMPTNLYGPHDNYHPQNSHVIPALIRRFHEAKVRGDQEVVIWGSGTPMREFLHVDDMAAACLHVMNMESQVYQQHTQPTLSHINVGTGVDCTIRELAETICRVTGYQGRLGFDASKPDGTPRKLLDVSRLKNLGWQASISLEDGLVDAYQWFVDHESSARR; from the coding sequence GTGAGCAAAGAAACGGTTTTCGTTGCCGGTGACCGCGGTATGGTCGGCTCGGCATTGATGCGTGCATTGAAGCAGCAGGGCTACACCAACATCGTTACGCGAACCCGGGAAGAGCTCGACCTGCTGGATCAGCGCCAGGTCAGTGCGTTCTTTGCCGAGCAGCAGATCGATCAGGTTTACCTGGCAGCGGCCAAGGTAGGGGGTATTCATGCCAACAATGAATACCCAGCTCAGTTCATTTATGAAAACCTGATGATTGAGGCCAACATCATTCAGGGCGCGTACGCCAGCGGCGTAAAAAAGCTGCTGTTTCTCGGGTCTTCGTGTATCTATCCAAAGTTCGCTGAGCAACCAATTGAAGAGCGAGCGTTGTTGACTGGCGTACTGGAGCCTACCAACGAGCCTTACGCTATCGCCAAGATTGCCGGTATCAAGCTGTGTGAAAGTTACAACCGCCAGTATGGGGTGGATTACCGCAGTGTCATGCCGACCAACCTGTACGGTCCTCATGACAACTATCATCCGCAAAACAGCCATGTGATTCCGGCGCTGATTCGTCGTTTTCATGAGGCCAAGGTGCGGGGTGACCAGGAGGTGGTCATCTGGGGCAGCGGCACACCGATGCGCGAGTTTCTGCACGTAGATGATATGGCGGCGGCCTGCCTGCATGTCATGAACATGGAGTCGCAGGTGTATCAGCAGCATACCCAGCCGACCTTGTCACACATTAACGTGGGGACAGGCGTCGACTGCACTATTCGTGAGCTGGCTGAAACCATTTGTCGAGTGACCGGTTATCAGGGGCGTCTTGGCTTTGATGCCAGCAAGCCTGATGGCACGCCAAGAAAGCTGCTGGACGTCTCTCGTTTGAAGAACCTCGGCTGGCAGGCCTCTATCAGTCTCGAAGATGGCCTGGTCGATGCCTATCAGTGGTTTGTCGATCACGAAAGTTCGGCCAGACGCTAA
- a CDS encoding GDP-mannose mannosyl hydrolase — MAGYLQADAFRTVVMHTPLIAIDLLVLNEHGQVLLGERLNRPAQGYWFTPGGRVRKNESLEQAFRRISHSELGVQLLMASATFRGVYEHFYRDSYFSADEHDSGTHYVVLAYTLLLADSALESLPREQHAEYRWVDVRTTSLRVHQHVLDYFDQG; from the coding sequence ATGGCCGGCTATCTGCAGGCGGATGCATTCCGCACAGTCGTCATGCATACGCCTCTGATAGCGATTGACCTGCTCGTGTTGAATGAGCACGGGCAAGTGCTTCTGGGCGAGCGTTTGAATCGTCCCGCCCAGGGATACTGGTTTACCCCCGGGGGGCGGGTGCGCAAGAACGAGTCACTGGAACAGGCGTTTCGCCGCATCAGTCACTCCGAGCTCGGGGTGCAACTGTTAATGGCGAGCGCGACGTTTCGCGGTGTGTACGAACACTTCTACCGCGATAGTTACTTTTCGGCAGATGAGCACGATTCGGGCACTCACTATGTGGTACTCGCCTATACCCTGTTACTGGCAGATTCGGCACTTGAAAGCCTGCCACGTGAACAGCATGCTGAATATCGCTGGGTCGACGTGCGCACAACTTCGTTGCGCGTGCATCAGCATGTCTTGGACTATTTCGATCAGGGCTGA